From the genome of Populus trichocarpa isolate Nisqually-1 chromosome 15, P.trichocarpa_v4.1, whole genome shotgun sequence, one region includes:
- the LOC7474027 gene encoding protein DETOXIFICATION 24 — MLKSTISLPLSLSVSPKTSLSPFLYRSRKTSQSNFKAEKKVQDFMSILYKEKLCSGMNKKEKCIIMDNSIQESLLVPEELSNVDLKTRIWTESKMIWKIAFPAMVARVTSFGMIVVTQAFLGHIGKLELAAYALLQSFIVRFINGILIGMSSATETLCGQAFGARHDHMMGIYLQRSWIVDGVSATILLPLIIFAAPIFRLLGQEEDVAIAAGNMSPWFIPYVYYLVFSLTIQMYLQAQLKNKVVGWFSAISFVLHILLSWIFVNKLELGTAGAMGALTISTWSLVIGLLVYIFGGWCPNTWKGFTKAAFADILPVVKLSISSGFMICLEIWYNSIIILAAGYVKNATTAISAFSLCQNILTWEFMLSFGFLGAACVRVANELGRGNPEAAKFSVEIILSTSIIIGVLIWVLCLIFGKEISRFLTSDEEVAETVSSLAVLLAFSILLNSVQPVLTGVAVGAGVQSMVAFVNLGSYYIIGLPAGILLGYVVHLEVQGLWMGLLSGVVVQTLILSYIVWRTDWDEQVNKASESLRRWFLKSEKDSIESSAPAA; from the exons ATGCTCAAATCAActatctctctccctctctctctctctgtatctCCCAAGACCAgcctctctccttttctctatcGCTCTCGGAAGACCAGCCAGTCTAATTTCAAGGCAGAAAAAAAGG TCCAAGATTTTATGTCGATATTATACAAAGAAAAGCTTTGCTCAGGAATGAACAAGAAGGAGAAATG TATTATCATGGACAACTCAATACAAGAGAGTCTTCTTGTACCGGAAGAACTGAGCAATGTTGATCTGAAGACAAGAATTTGGACAGAATCTAAGATGATATGGAAGATTGCATTTCCTGCCATGGTGGCTAGAGTAACTTCATTTGGAATGATTGTGGTGACCCAAGCATTTCTAGGACACATTGGCAAGTTAGAGCTTGCTGCATACGCTCTCCTACAAAGTTTCATAGTGCGATTTATAAATGGCATATTG attGGCATGTCTAGTGCAACCGAAACTTTGTGTGGACAAGCATTTGGAGCAAGACACGACCACATGATGGGAATTTACTTGCAACGATCATGGATTGTTGATGGTGTATCTGCAACAATCTTGCTCCCTCTCATCATTTTCGCAGCTCCTATTTTCAGACTACTTGGCCAAGAGGAGGATGTAGCAATAGCAGCGGGAAACATGTCTCCATGGTTCATTCCCTACGTCTATTATCTTGTGTTTAGCTTGACCATTCAAATGTACTTACAAGctcaactaaaaaacaaagttgtcgGATGGTTTTCTGCTATTTCCTTTGTTCTTCATATCCTTCTGTCCTGGATATTTGTGAATAAACTTGAGTTAGGAACTGCTGGGGCCATGGGTGCATTGACCATATCTACTTGGTCTTTGGTTATTGGATTGTTAGTGTACATCTTCGGAGGCTGGTGTCCAAATACGTGGAAGGGATTTACAAAAGCTGCCTTTGCTGATATCCTGCCTGTAGTAAAGCTCTCCATATCATCCGGTTTCATGATTTG CTTAGAAATATGGTACAATTCAATTATAATCTTAGCTGCTGGATACGTGAAGAATGCAACCACAGCCATATCTGCTTTCTCACTTTG CCAGAACATCCTTACATGGGAATTCATGCTTAGCTTTGGCTTTCTTGGCGCTGCATG CGTGAGGGTAGCAAATGAGTTGGGGAGGGGAAACCCTGAAGCTGCAAAATTTTCTGTCGAGATTATCCTCAGTACATCCATAATTATTGGAGTTCTGATTTGGGTTCTGTGTTTAATCTTTGGTAAAGAAATTTCGCGCTTTCTTACAAGTGATGAAGAAGTTGCAGAAACTGTGTCAAGCCTTGCTGTGTTGCTTGCTTTCTCCATCTTACTTAATAGTGTTCAACCTGTACTCACAG GTGTGGCTGTTGGAGCTGGTGTGCAAAGTATGGTTGCATTTGTGAACTTGGGTAGCTATTATATAATTGGGCTACCTGCCGGGATTCTACTCGGATATGTGGTTCATCTTGAAGTTCAA GGTTTATGGATGGGATTATTGAGTGGAGTTGTAGTGCAAACGCTTATACTCTCCTACATCGTCTGGAGGACTGATTGGGATGAGCAG GTGAACAAGGCATCTGAAAGTCTTAGACGCTGGTTTTTAAAATCGGAGAAAGATTCCATTGAGAGCTCCGCTCCTGCAGCTTGA